The Paraburkholderia sp. PREW-6R genomic interval GTACAAGGACATATACATGAAACGCGCGAACAGTCCCTCGATCAGCATGTTGCCGCCAATCACGCCGCCCATCAAATTGCCGACGGCGCTGAAATGCCCGAGCGACACCAGCGAGCCGAAATCGTGATAGGTAAATTCCGGCAGCGGCTTTCCGTCGAGCCTCGCGGCAAACGCCTTGACGAGAAAGCTGGCCTGCTGGTGAGCCGCCTGCGCGCGCGGCGGCACGTTTCGCTCGTTGCCCGGCCACGGACAGGCTGCGCAATCGCCAAGTGCAAAAACGTTGTCGTCGACGGTGGTTTGCAGCGTGCGGCGCACTTCGAGCTGACCGAGCCGGTTGACCGGCAGGCCGTCGAGCTGACTCAGGACGGCAGGCGCCCTGATGCCCGCCGCCCACACGGTCAGATCGGCGCGCACCGTCGTGCCGCTCGCGGTACGAATCACGCCAGGCGCAACTTCGGCCACCGTCTCGCCGGTCATCAGCTTCACGCCGAGTTTGGTCAGCAGTTCGGCGGTCGCGGTGGACACGCGCTCCTGTAGCGCCGGCAGAATGCGCGGCCCGGCTTCGATCAGCACGATGCCGACGTCGTGCCGCGGATCGAGCTTATGCAGGCCGTAAGCGGACAGCACCTGCGCCGTGTTGCGCAGTTCCGCCGACAGTTCGACGCCCGTCGCACCACCGCCGACAATCGCCACCTGAATGCGCGGCTCGGTGGAGGTCGTGCCGCGCATCGCTTCTACCGGCTCGTGCACCTGATGCTCCGCGCGAATGCACGCCGCGATCAAACGCTTGCGAAAGCGCTCCGCCTGACCGACCGTGTCGAGCGCGAGGGAGAATTCCGGCGCACCCTTCACGCCAAAAAACGCTGTCGTGCTGCCGATCGCGATAACCAGCGTGTCGTACTCCAGTTCGCGTTCGGGAAGCAGCTCGGCGCCGTCGTCGTCGAGCACGGTGCTGATCGTGATGCGCCTGTTCGCGCGGTCGAGCCCGCTCAGGTCACCCTGCTGGAATTCGAAACCGTGCCAGCGCGCCTGCGCCGCATATTCGAGTTCCTGTGTGAACGGGTCCATGCTGCCGGCCGCCACTTCATGCAGCAGCGGCTTCCAGATGTGCGTTGGGTTACGGTCGACCAGCGTGACTTGCGCGCGAGCGCCGCCTTTGTTCTTGTGAGGTGCGTAGCGATCGCCCAAACGCGTGGCCAATTCGAGTCCCCCCGCGCCTCCACCAACGACGATAAAACGATGCATTGAACTCTCCGTGTTTGCCGATGGTTGTGCGTCGTGACGGCGCGTTCAGATGCTACCGGAATGCAACCCGGATGCGCCGTCTGTTCGACGATTGTCAGTGAGCAGTACAGGTTGTCACAAGCCATCATCGAGCATAGGTGGCATGCGAACGACGATATCGCCCGTGCGCCCGCCGCCAGCAAGCGCGTGTCTTTAGTGCGCCTCTTCCCAGTTGTGCCCCGCGCCCACCTCGGCAACCAGCGGCACCTTCAGGTCGGCGACGCCGCACATCAATTCGGGCAGCCGTTTGCGCACGTCGGACAGCTCTTCGTCAGGCACTTCAAGAATCAGTTCATCGTGCACCTGCATGATCATGCGCGTACCGATCTTCGACTCTTCGATCCACTTCTGCACGGCGATCATCGAGAGTTTGATCAGGTCGGCCGCGGTGCCCTGCATTGGCGCGTTGATCGCGGCGCGCTCGGCGGCCTGACGGCGCGGACCATTACCGCCGTTGATTTCCGGCAGCCACAGCCGGCGGCCGAACACGGTTTCCACGTAGCCTTTGGCCTTGGCGCTGACACGCGTCACGTCCATGTATTGCGCAACGCCCGGATAACGCGCGAAATAGCGGTCGATGTAGAGCTTGGCCGCGTCGCGCGTAATGCCGAGATTCGCGGCAAGGCCGAACGAACTCATCCCGTATATCAGGCCGAAGTTGATGACCTTCGCCACACGCCGTTGATCGCTCGACACTTCGAGCGGCGTCACGCTAAAGATTTCGGCGGCCGTCGCGCGGTGAATGTCTTCGCCTTGCGAAAACGCACGCAGCAGCGATTCGTCGCCGGAAATGTGAGCCATGATCCGCAATTCGATCTGCGAATAGTCCGCGGACACGAGCTTATGGCCCGGCGGCGCAATGAACGCTTCACGAATGCGCCGGCCTTCGCCGGTTCGCACGGGAATGTTCTGCAGGTTCGGATCGTTCGATGCGAGACGCCCCGTGACCGCGACGGCCTGCGCATAATTCGTATGCACGCGGCCCGTGCTGGCGTTCACCATGCGCGGCAGCTTGTCCGTGTAGGTGGACTTCAGCTTCGACAAACCACGATGTTCGAGCAGGATCTTGGGTAGCGGATAGTCTTCGGCGAGCTTTTGCAGCACTTCTTCGTCGGTGGACGGCGCGCCGCTCGGCGTCTTTTTCACCACCGGCAATTCGAGCTTTTCAAAGAAGATCTGGCCGATCTGCTTCGGCGAGCCGAGATTGAATTCGCCCCCTGCGAGTACATACGCTTCGCTTTCCAGTTCGATCAGACGCGCGGCGATTTCACTGCTTTGCGCGCGCAGCTTTTCCGTGTCGATCAGCACGCCCGTGCGTTCCATCTTGCGCAGCACGCGCGAGGTCGGCACTTCGATATCGCGATACACGTGCTCCAGCGCTTTCTCCGCAACCACTTGCGGATATAGCACCTGGTGCAGACGCAACGTGATGTCGGCGTCTTCCGCAGCGTATTCGGCGGCTTTGTCGAGCGGCACTTCGTCAAAACCGATTTGCGATGCGCCCTTGCCCGCGACCTCTTCGTACTTGATTGTCTTCGCGCCGAGATGGCGCAGCGCGAGGCTGTCCATATCATGGGGACGATGCGACTCGAGCACGTACGACTGCAACAGCGTGTCGTGCTCGATACCGCGCATTTCGATCCCGTAGTTCGCCAGCACCTGCTCGTCGTATTTGAGATGCTGGCCGACCTTCTTGTGCGCGGCGCTTTCGAGCCAGGGCTTGAGTCTGGCGAGGACTTCGTCGCGCGGCAGTTGTTCCGGCGCGTCGGGACCGCGATGCGCAACCGGCACGTACGCCGCGCGCCCGGCCTCGACCGACAGCGACACCCCCACGATCTGCGCGGTCATGGGATCGAGCGACGTGGTCTCCGTATCGAACGACGTGATCTCTGCCGCGTTGATTTTTTCCAGCCACGCGTCGAACTGCTCCCACGTCTGCACGGTTTCGTAGTGGCGTTCCTGATCGACGTTGAGCGCGGGCGGCACGTCGTTTTCGGGGCCTTCCACCGCGTCGGCAATCTCCACTTCGCGCAGCCAGGTTTTGAAACCGTGACGCGTGAACACGTCGCGCAGTTCTTCACGCGACTCCGGCCGGCTTTGCAGACTCTCTTCGATCGACACGAGATGGCCAGTCAGATTGCAATGGCGCTCGACCGTGACCAGTTTCTTCGCCATGGGCAGGAAATCGAGCGCACGGCGCAGATTGTCTCCTACCGCACCTTTGATTTCACCGGCATGTGCGACGATGCCGTCGAGCGAGTCATATTGGGTGAGCCACTTCTGTGCGGTTTTCGGCCCACACTTTTCGACGCCCGGCACGTTGTCGACGGTATCGCCGATCAACGAAAGGTAGTCGATGATCCGCTCAGGCGGCACGCCGAATTTGGCAATGACGCCTTCGCGGTCGAGTTTTTCGTTCGTCATCGTATTGATGAGGGTGACATGATCCGACACAAGCTGCGCCAGATCCTTGTCACCGGTCGACACGATCACGTTCATGCCGCGCCTTTCCGCCTCGGTGGAGAGCGTGCCGATCACGTCGTCCGCTTCCACGCCTTCGATCATCAGCAACGGCCAGCCGAGCGCGCGCACCGCGACGTGAATGGGCTCGATCTGCCGCGAGAGATCGTCGGGCATAGCGGGGCGGTTCGCCTTATAGTCGGGATACCAGTCGTCGCGAAACGTTTTGCCCTTGGCGTCGAACACGCACGCGCTATACTCTGCTGTGACTTCCTTGCGCATGCGCCGAAGCATGTTGATCATTCCATACAGCGCACCCGTTGGTCCGCCTTCGGGTCCGCGCAGATCAGGCATCGCATGGTAGGCCCGGTACAGATAACTCGAACCGTCGACCAATAGCAGGGTCTTACCTTCAAGGCTTCGTTCTTCAGGCATTATGACTAAGAGAAAAGTGATTCCGAGTCTGCGATCACTCGCAGATCAAGAGCGCGCAACGGCCAAAAAGGCCCGCGCTTCGTGGCAGATGTTTACGATTATGGCAGAGTTTATCGAGGCGACCGAGTACCTCTCGGAGATTCGCCCGGCTGTCAGCATCTATGGTTCGGCGCGCCTGAAACCGGCCTCGCCTTACTACAAACTCGCCACGCAGATCGCTCGCAAGCTGTCGGACGCAGGCTTTGCGGTCATCTCCGGCGGCGGCCCCGGCATCATGGAAGCGGCCAATAAAGGTGCTCATGCAGGCAAGGCGCCCTCGGTCGGCCTGAACATCGAACTGCCGCACGAGCAATCGGGCAATCAGTGGCAGGACATCTCGCTGCGCTTTCGTCACTTCTTCACGCGCAAGGTCACGTTCGTCAAGAACTCGGACGCGGTGATCGTGATGCCGGGCGGCTTCGGGACGCTGGACGAACTGGCCGAAGTGCTCACGCTGATTCAGACCAAAAAGTCGCGCCACGTGCCGATCATTCTCGTGGGCGCCGAATTCTGGGAAGGTCTGCTCGCGTGGTTCAAGAACTCGCTCACGCCCATGGGCCTCATCAATCCGACCGACATGGATCTGATGCAGGTAATCGACGACCCGGATCAGGTGCTCGAAGCGGTGCTCAAGTTCTACGAAGATCGTGAAGAGGCGGAGCCGCAGCCAACCAAGTCGGACGAAGACCGGATGTTCTACCTGTAACGTTCGAGCAGTTAGCGCGTGATCTGGCGGGCGGCTTCTTCGAGACCGCCCGTTCCTGTTTCATCGGTCTGGTCGCCCTGCTGTTGCAGCCATTCGCAAAACTGTGCGACGAGCGGCGCCTGCGCGACCTCGCGCCTTGCCACCCACCAGTAGCCGCGTGCATCGATGCGTGGGCCCATTAGCGGCAAGACGAGCCGTTTCGACGCGAGTTCATCCGCGAGCAGCGGCAACGGCCCAAGGGCCACGCCGAGCCCGTCCACCGCTGCCTGCAACGCCAGATAGAAATGGTCGAACGACTGTTTCTTCCGGCACTTCGCCGTCACGCCCGCTGCCTGCAGCCAGTTGCGCCAGGCGTCGGGCCGCGTGTCGGAATGCAGCAGCACGTGCTTCGCGATGTCGTCGGGCGCCAAAATCGGCGAGCGTTGCAAAAGCGCCGGACTGCACACCGGGATCTCGCTCTCGCCGAGGAAATGACCGCTCACGCAGTTCGGCCAATGCGCCGGACCGCGCCGTACGGCCACGTCGAAACTGTCCAGCGATTCGACCGGCGCGTTCGACGTCGACAAACGCAATTCGACATTGGGCACTTTGCGCTGGAATTGATGCAGGCGCGGCAGCAGCCATTTCATCGCGAAGGTGGGCAACGCGTTCACGCGCAGCACATGAACTACCCCGGTATCGCGCAACTGGTCGGTGGCAAGCGCGATGCTGTCGAACGCCGCCTGCACGGTGGACAGATAGCGGCGGCCGTCGTCGGTCAGACGCACACGCTTGCCACGACGCTGGAATACCCGCACGCCAAGCCATATTTCGAACGCAGCGACTTGCCGGCTGATTGCACCGTGCGT includes:
- the polA gene encoding DNA polymerase I → MPEERSLEGKTLLLVDGSSYLYRAYHAMPDLRGPEGGPTGALYGMINMLRRMRKEVTAEYSACVFDAKGKTFRDDWYPDYKANRPAMPDDLSRQIEPIHVAVRALGWPLLMIEGVEADDVIGTLSTEAERRGMNVIVSTGDKDLAQLVSDHVTLINTMTNEKLDREGVIAKFGVPPERIIDYLSLIGDTVDNVPGVEKCGPKTAQKWLTQYDSLDGIVAHAGEIKGAVGDNLRRALDFLPMAKKLVTVERHCNLTGHLVSIEESLQSRPESREELRDVFTRHGFKTWLREVEIADAVEGPENDVPPALNVDQERHYETVQTWEQFDAWLEKINAAEITSFDTETTSLDPMTAQIVGVSLSVEAGRAAYVPVAHRGPDAPEQLPRDEVLARLKPWLESAAHKKVGQHLKYDEQVLANYGIEMRGIEHDTLLQSYVLESHRPHDMDSLALRHLGAKTIKYEEVAGKGASQIGFDEVPLDKAAEYAAEDADITLRLHQVLYPQVVAEKALEHVYRDIEVPTSRVLRKMERTGVLIDTEKLRAQSSEIAARLIELESEAYVLAGGEFNLGSPKQIGQIFFEKLELPVVKKTPSGAPSTDEEVLQKLAEDYPLPKILLEHRGLSKLKSTYTDKLPRMVNASTGRVHTNYAQAVAVTGRLASNDPNLQNIPVRTGEGRRIREAFIAPPGHKLVSADYSQIELRIMAHISGDESLLRAFSQGEDIHRATAAEIFSVTPLEVSSDQRRVAKVINFGLIYGMSSFGLAANLGITRDAAKLYIDRYFARYPGVAQYMDVTRVSAKAKGYVETVFGRRLWLPEINGGNGPRRQAAERAAINAPMQGTAADLIKLSMIAVQKWIEESKIGTRMIMQVHDELILEVPDEELSDVRKRLPELMCGVADLKVPLVAEVGAGHNWEEAH
- a CDS encoding TIGR00730 family Rossman fold protein; translation: MTKRKVIPSLRSLADQERATAKKARASWQMFTIMAEFIEATEYLSEIRPAVSIYGSARLKPASPYYKLATQIARKLSDAGFAVISGGGPGIMEAANKGAHAGKAPSVGLNIELPHEQSGNQWQDISLRFRHFFTRKVTFVKNSDAVIVMPGGFGTLDELAEVLTLIQTKKSRHVPIILVGAEFWEGLLAWFKNSLTPMGLINPTDMDLMQVIDDPDQVLEAVLKFYEDREEAEPQPTKSDEDRMFYL
- a CDS encoding NAD(P)/FAD-dependent oxidoreductase; this translates as MHRFIVVGGGAGGLELATRLGDRYAPHKNKGGARAQVTLVDRNPTHIWKPLLHEVAAGSMDPFTQELEYAAQARWHGFEFQQGDLSGLDRANRRITISTVLDDDGAELLPERELEYDTLVIAIGSTTAFFGVKGAPEFSLALDTVGQAERFRKRLIAACIRAEHQVHEPVEAMRGTTSTEPRIQVAIVGGGATGVELSAELRNTAQVLSAYGLHKLDPRHDVGIVLIEAGPRILPALQERVSTATAELLTKLGVKLMTGETVAEVAPGVIRTASGTTVRADLTVWAAGIRAPAVLSQLDGLPVNRLGQLEVRRTLQTTVDDNVFALGDCAACPWPGNERNVPPRAQAAHQQASFLVKAFAARLDGKPLPEFTYHDFGSLVSLGHFSAVGNLMGGVIGGNMLIEGLFARFMYMSLYRLHIAALHGYARMVLDTFAHWLRRTTLPRVKLH
- a CDS encoding transcriptional regulator GcvA, with translation MARTLPPFPALRAFEAAARHESFTAAAAELHVTHGAISRQVAAFEIWLGVRVFQRRGKRVRLTDDGRRYLSTVQAAFDSIALATDQLRDTGVVHVLRVNALPTFAMKWLLPRLHQFQRKVPNVELRLSTSNAPVESLDSFDVAVRRGPAHWPNCVSGHFLGESEIPVCSPALLQRSPILAPDDIAKHVLLHSDTRPDAWRNWLQAAGVTAKCRKKQSFDHFYLALQAAVDGLGVALGPLPLLADELASKRLVLPLMGPRIDARGYWWVARREVAQAPLVAQFCEWLQQQGDQTDETGTGGLEEAARQITR